Proteins encoded within one genomic window of Brassica rapa cultivar Chiifu-401-42 chromosome A09, CAAS_Brap_v3.01, whole genome shotgun sequence:
- the LOC103839980 gene encoding O-fucosyltransferase 9 isoform X1: protein MHGLSRLGNGNGNARSLASPPSSPRIRHLRGKTSNQDQGIGERLVFLLFSVVFRRKGVLLLAPLLYIAGMLLFMGSFGFTILDLGHRVDIVYRRAPPGSVYRSPKVFKRLWPVMEADANRSSHNALMEAWKPRVKGMWKPCISTNVSAPGSNSNGFFIIEANGGLNQQRLSICDAVAVAGLLNATLVIPIFHLNSVWRDSSKFGDIFDEDFFIYALSKNVKVVKELPKDVLERYNYNISSIVNLRLKAWSSPAYYLHKVLPQLLRLGAVRVAPFSNRLAHAVPAHIQGLRCLANFEALRFADPIRLLAEKMVNRMVTKSVQSGGNYVSVHLRFEMDMVAFSCCEYDFGEEEKLEMDMARERGWKGKFRRRGRVIRPGANRIDGKCPLTPLEVGMMLRGMGFNNNTLVYVAAGNIYKADKYMAPLRQMFPLLQTKDTLATPEELAPFKGHSSRLAALDYTVCLHSEVFVSTQGGNFPHFLIGHRRYLYKGHAETIKPDKRKLVQLLDKPSIRWDYFKKQMQDMLRHNDAKGVELRKPAASLYTFPMPDCMCKEPDPKPETDPA, encoded by the exons ATGCACGGCCTCAGCCGCCTAGGCAACGGCAACGGAAACGCTAGATCCCTTGCTTCACCGCCTTCTTCGCCTCGGATCCGCCACCTGAGGGGAAAAACCTCCAACCAAGACCAAGGAATAGGAGAGAGACTCGTCTTCTTACTCTTCTCAGTTGTTTTCAGGCGGAAAGGTGTCTTACTATTGGCGCCTCTTCTATACATCGCCGGAATGTTACTTTTCATGGGCTCCTTTGGCTTCACTATCCTCGATCTAGGTCACCGGGTCGATATTGTGTACAGGCGAGCTCCCCCGGGTTCGGTTTACCGGAGTCCAAAGGTTTTCAAGCGTCTCTGGCCGGTGATGGAAGCTGATGCTAATCGAAGCAGTCACAATGCG CTTATGGAAGCATGGAAGCCGAGAGTTAAAGGCATGTGGAAACCTTGCATAAGCACTAACGTTTCTGCTCCAGGATCAAATTCTAATGGTTTCTTCATAATCGAAGCAAATGGGGGCTTGAATCAACAACGCTTGTCA ATATGTGATGCAGTTGCTGTGGCTGGACTGCTGAATGCTACTCTTGTCATtcccatttttcacttaaacaGTGTATGGCGTGATTCCAG CAAATTTGGTGATATATTTGATGAAGACTTCTTCATATATGCGCTTAGTAAGAACGTGAAAGTAGTGAAAGAGCTCCCTAAAGATGTACTTGAGCGGTACAACTACAATATAAGCAGTATTGTTAATTTGAGACTAAAAGCTTGGTCGAGTCCCGCATACTATCTCCATAAGGTGCTCCCACAACTATTGCGTTTGGG GGCTGTTCGTGTTGCACCATTCTCTAATAGGTTAGCTCATGCAGTTCCCGCACACATTCAAGGACTTAGATGCTTAGCAAACTTCGAAGCATTGAGATTTGCAGATCCCATACGGCTGCTTGCAGAGAAAATGGTCAATAGGATGGTTACCAAGAGTGTTCAGAGCGGCGGAAACTATGTTTCTGTTCATCTCCGCTTTGAAATG GACATGGTCGCCTTCTCGTGTTGCGAATATGACTTTGGAGAGGAGGAGAAGCTAGAAATGGATATGGCCCGAGAAAGAGGGTGGAAAGGAAAGTTCAGGCGGAGAGGCAGAGTGATTAGGCCGGGTGCAAACCGCATAGATGGGAAATGCCCTTTAACTCCACTAGAG GTGGGAATGATGCTTAGGGGAATGGGTTTTAACAATAACACATTGGTTTACGTAGCTGCGGGAAACATTTACAAAGCTGACAAGTATATGGCTCCTCTTAGGCAGATGTTTCCTCTTCTCCAAACCAAGGATACTCTAGCTACCCCAGAAGAACTTGCTCCGTTTAAG GGTCATTCGTCCAGATTGGCTGCTCTTGACTACACAGTATGCCTCCACAGTGAAGTGTTTGTATCCACACAAGGTGGAAACTTCCCTCATTTCTTGATAGGTCACCGTCGGTACCTTTACAAAGGCCACGCTGAGACAATCAAACCAGATAAGCGGAAACTAGTCCAGCTCTTGGATAAACCGAGCATTAG ATGGGACTACTTCAAGAAACAAATGCAAGATATGCTTAGACACAATGATGCAAAGGGAGTCGAATTAAGAAAACCCGCTGCGTCTCTTTACACGTTCCCCATGCCTGATTGTATGTGCAAAGAACCTGACCCCAAACCTGAAACCGATCCAGCTTAA
- the LOC103839980 gene encoding O-fucosyltransferase 9 isoform X2 has protein sequence MQLMEAWKPRVKGMWKPCISTNVSAPGSNSNGFFIIEANGGLNQQRLSICDAVAVAGLLNATLVIPIFHLNSVWRDSSKFGDIFDEDFFIYALSKNVKVVKELPKDVLERYNYNISSIVNLRLKAWSSPAYYLHKVLPQLLRLGAVRVAPFSNRLAHAVPAHIQGLRCLANFEALRFADPIRLLAEKMVNRMVTKSVQSGGNYVSVHLRFEMDMVAFSCCEYDFGEEEKLEMDMARERGWKGKFRRRGRVIRPGANRIDGKCPLTPLEVGMMLRGMGFNNNTLVYVAAGNIYKADKYMAPLRQMFPLLQTKDTLATPEELAPFKGHSSRLAALDYTVCLHSEVFVSTQGGNFPHFLIGHRRYLYKGHAETIKPDKRKLVQLLDKPSIRWDYFKKQMQDMLRHNDAKGVELRKPAASLYTFPMPDCMCKEPDPKPETDPA, from the exons ATGCAGCTTATGGAAGCATGGAAGCCGAGAGTTAAAGGCATGTGGAAACCTTGCATAAGCACTAACGTTTCTGCTCCAGGATCAAATTCTAATGGTTTCTTCATAATCGAAGCAAATGGGGGCTTGAATCAACAACGCTTGTCA ATATGTGATGCAGTTGCTGTGGCTGGACTGCTGAATGCTACTCTTGTCATtcccatttttcacttaaacaGTGTATGGCGTGATTCCAG CAAATTTGGTGATATATTTGATGAAGACTTCTTCATATATGCGCTTAGTAAGAACGTGAAAGTAGTGAAAGAGCTCCCTAAAGATGTACTTGAGCGGTACAACTACAATATAAGCAGTATTGTTAATTTGAGACTAAAAGCTTGGTCGAGTCCCGCATACTATCTCCATAAGGTGCTCCCACAACTATTGCGTTTGGG GGCTGTTCGTGTTGCACCATTCTCTAATAGGTTAGCTCATGCAGTTCCCGCACACATTCAAGGACTTAGATGCTTAGCAAACTTCGAAGCATTGAGATTTGCAGATCCCATACGGCTGCTTGCAGAGAAAATGGTCAATAGGATGGTTACCAAGAGTGTTCAGAGCGGCGGAAACTATGTTTCTGTTCATCTCCGCTTTGAAATG GACATGGTCGCCTTCTCGTGTTGCGAATATGACTTTGGAGAGGAGGAGAAGCTAGAAATGGATATGGCCCGAGAAAGAGGGTGGAAAGGAAAGTTCAGGCGGAGAGGCAGAGTGATTAGGCCGGGTGCAAACCGCATAGATGGGAAATGCCCTTTAACTCCACTAGAG GTGGGAATGATGCTTAGGGGAATGGGTTTTAACAATAACACATTGGTTTACGTAGCTGCGGGAAACATTTACAAAGCTGACAAGTATATGGCTCCTCTTAGGCAGATGTTTCCTCTTCTCCAAACCAAGGATACTCTAGCTACCCCAGAAGAACTTGCTCCGTTTAAG GGTCATTCGTCCAGATTGGCTGCTCTTGACTACACAGTATGCCTCCACAGTGAAGTGTTTGTATCCACACAAGGTGGAAACTTCCCTCATTTCTTGATAGGTCACCGTCGGTACCTTTACAAAGGCCACGCTGAGACAATCAAACCAGATAAGCGGAAACTAGTCCAGCTCTTGGATAAACCGAGCATTAG ATGGGACTACTTCAAGAAACAAATGCAAGATATGCTTAGACACAATGATGCAAAGGGAGTCGAATTAAGAAAACCCGCTGCGTCTCTTTACACGTTCCCCATGCCTGATTGTATGTGCAAAGAACCTGACCCCAAACCTGAAACCGATCCAGCTTAA